The proteins below are encoded in one region of Hordeum vulgare subsp. vulgare chromosome 3H, MorexV3_pseudomolecules_assembly, whole genome shotgun sequence:
- the LOC123443540 gene encoding magnesium-protoporphyrin IX monomethyl ester [oxidative] cyclase, chloroplastic, with protein MASAMELSLLNPAMHHYGIAAKTASHLPVVPARRASSGAVRFRVRAAAAAPPAPAAKPGSPKKRGKTEVNESLLTPRFYTTDFDEMEQLFNAEINKQLNQDEFDALLQEFKTDYNQTHFIRNPEFKEAADKMQGPLRQIFVEFLERSCTAEFSGFLLYKELGRRLKKTNPVVAEIFSLMSRDEARHAGFLNKGLSDFNLALDLGFLTKARKYTFFKPKFIFYATYLSEKIGYWRYITIFRHLKANPEYQVYPIFKYFENWCQDENRHGDFFSALLKAQPQFLNDWKAKLWSRFFCLSVYITMYLNDCQRSAFYEGIGLNTKEFDMHVIYETNRTTARIFPAVPDVENPEFKRKLDRMVDINLKIISIGESNDLPLVKNLKRVPLIAQLVSEIIAAYLMPPIESGSVDFAEFEPKLVY; from the exons ATGGCGTCCGCCATGGAGCTCTCCCTCCTCAACCCCGCAATGCACCACTACGGCATCGCCGCCAAAACGGCCTCCCACCTCCCGGTTGTCCCCGCACGCCGGGCCTCTTCCGGCGCCGTCCGCTTCCGCGTGAGGGCCGCCGCCGCGGCGCCGCCCGCGCCCGCCGCGAAGCCCGGCTCACCGAAGAAGCGGGGCAAGACGGAGGTCAACGAGTCTCTGCTCACGCCGCGGTTCTACACCACGGACTTCGACGAGATGGAGCAGCTCTTCAACGCCGAGATTAACAAGCAGCTCAACCAGGACGAGTTCGACGCGCTGCTGCAGGAGTTCAAGACGGACTACAACCAGACCCACTTCATCCGCAACCCCGAGTTCAAGGAGGCCGCTGACAAGATGCAGGGCCCGCTCCGCCAGATCTTCGTCGAGTTCCTCGAGCGCTCCTGCACCGCCGAGTTCTCCGGGTTCCTCCTCTACAAGGAGCTCGGTCGCAGGCTCAAG AAAACTAACCCCGTGGTGGCTGAGATCTTCTCGCTCATGTCCAGGGACGAGGCCCGGCACGCTGG GTTCTTGAACAAGGGGCTATCCGACTTCAACCTGGCTCTGGACCTCGGGTTCTTGACCAAGGCTAGGAAGTACACCTTCTTCAAGCCAAAGTTCATCTTCTACGCCACGTACCTGTCCGAGAAGATCGGCTACTGGAGGTACATCACCATCTTCAGGCACCTCAAGGCCAACCCGGAGTACCAGGTGTACCCCATCTTCAAGTACTTCGAGAACTGGTGCCAGGACGAGAACCGGCACGGTGATTTCTTCTCTGCGCTGCTAAAGGCGCAGCCGCAGTTCCTCAATGACTGGAAGGCCAAGCTCTGGTCACGCTTCTTCTGCCTCTCG GTGTATATAACCATGTACCTGAATGACTGCCAACGTAGTGCCTTCTATGAAGGAATCGGTCTCAACACCAAAGAATTCGACATGCATGTCATCTATGAG ACCAACCGCACAACGGCGAGGATCTTCCCTGCTGTACCGGATGTTGAGAACCCTGAATTCAAGAGGAAGTTAGACAGGATGGTAGATATCAACCTGAAGATCATTTCTATAGGAGAGTCCAACGACTTGCCCCTGGTGAAGAACCTGAAGAGGGTTCCTCTTATTGCCCAACTAGTGTCTGAGATCATCGCTGCGTACCTCATGCCCCCAATCGAGTCTGGCTCCGTTGATTTTGCCGAATTTGAGCCCAAGCTTGTCTACTGA